The Nymphalis io chromosome 3, ilAglIoxx1.1, whole genome shotgun sequence genome contains the following window.
CAAAATACCAGTGTTAAATTAGAACCGAGAATAAAACCAAACAGATATCTCCTTTTGCCAGAAAAAAAGCCTGTTTCGTCACAAAAtggaaatgtaatatttttatctcataAATTGACtaataaagagaaaatattaaacCAATCAGATTATGAAACTGATGACGAtaactatgaaataaataaaagataaagaaaaatcaaaaagttttacttaaaattagtttattttaaatttaatataattgttattattatctatcaCATTAAAGGCATGTTTGTATGTCTCGCTTAACATAGCATGTTTCACAAATGACTTCGCAGCACCATTTGAACTGACAATTGCAATTTTCAGCCTCCCTTATAGTTGTTTGTACGTAACCTCTTCTGCAACATAGTTGATCACAGCTGTCAGTCCCTGCAGAACTTATATTACACTGACGTCCTTCAGTGCCGAGAGATCCAGTCTTCATATTTGCTGAACAAAAATCTGGCGATTCTTccgaatatataatatctttcttGCCGGGTCTCTTTATGTTAGGGCTCTCTGGCATAAAGCTATCGCCATCATTGCTTGAGATAACCTATAATAAAGACGATTACTACATTCTAGAATACCATTCGAACGTGAAGaagataatttttatcaaaaggaaaatataaaatagtttataccTTAGCAGCCCCTTCAAATCTGTCTCGTAACCGATCACCCACTTCTCTGAAAGTGGGCATCCTCCACCAGCATGTTCGAAGAGTACAAGAACCGGATAACCCGTGACATTTGCATTCcactttcatattattttttattgcctgaagcaaaatattgaaaattaatatcgtaccaataacaattaaaaatagtttgtgTAGTTTATATTCTATACAGTCAGTACTCTATTTTAACTGACAGATTTTGGTAACAAAGCAGCTTCcacatatttgaaaaaaaaaatatttaaatcttaaaatttaCCCAAATTTGTTGTTCCCGAGTAACGCAGtagttaataattaacatatcaattaattaatattattgaaaaatgctatagatatttaaatagaaaaatcttACTAACCAACCTCCCAGCGTTGTGATTGTGAAGTTTGATTAGtgtttttatgtcacttttctTTCTATATCGGCTATCCATGAACTCTCTTGACTTTTGCAAGCCGAAGCGAACATTGTCGCTGCAACCACCCCATTGCCACCTGTCAGTCTGCGCTGGAGACGGGGGCTGGGGCATTTGAGCTACTCTCCCACGACGAGGTTTCGGAACTTCCTAAAAAAATCAaggaataagaaaatataaagatgTTCAATAGGATTTCCAGAATTTAATATCCTACTTAATTATCAAACAATTAGGCTAGATGTTTATGTTGGGCAACAAGCTAGGTGATATGCAGACCAGTGAATATAATACAGGGATTCTAACAAAAGATCGGTTTTAATGAAAATCCGAGCCATCGTTGTTGATCACGTGATTAATtcgtgattataataattaatcttatgcTCGGCtgttaaggaaaatatcgttTGGAAATGTATTCGTGATATGGGTACATAGGGCTACATATGTATTCAACCGCAGTGAAACAGCGGGAAATGTCCAGCAGGAGATTCAAGGTGTTAAACAAACCTTTTGACAAGAGCATTCCAACAGTGATCCCGCAGTACATGCTCTTGTGATAGCGTACGTAACGCCGGCTGCTGTGATTGCATTCACGAATCCTGTTTCTCTTGTATCTGAAACAATTTCAGGGGATATAACAAAGGaatgtagatatattttaagtttacctATTTACgcgatttcaaataaatttcatgCCATCTACACAAATAAAATGTGTCGTTTAAAATGCAGTAAACCTAACAAAAATGATGTAACGACGCTTTAGTGTTTTATGAATACTTTTGCTGCCGATTCGTCACAGCGATGTTCTAGGGCTTGACCAGAAATAAAATCCTGAAGCATAAAGCACCAATACAATGCAGAGTTAAGCTGTTGACCTAAAAATCAATATTCACACGGCCGCTGTAATAAACAACGATGGGCTTCACGAATCGAAGGCTGCATCCATAAAACATGACGTGATACACAGAGGTTTAGAATGTAAAGTATTTCTAAGTACCAACATTGATTTGtaatttcaactatttttttaaattcgttttacATAATCAGTAACGAGTCAGGCCAAGTATtctcatattgtattttttatcgaatttaaCCCATTTGCGACTTTCTTTTCTAAGCttgatttgtattaaattaattttaaattgtgagATCTCTTATGGgtctttaaatttgaattttctataaaaaaaattaaattgaattaaaagaaaCTTATTGCTTTAACTGTCTCTTTGATCTCCAATCATTTtaactaacatttatttaatgttaattccATAATTGTAAAAACCAAGAACGCATAGAGCGGTTCCATGCGTATTTGTTTATCGATCACGATGACAGTGTGTTCGTTTAGGCCTGGCTATAACAATTAATGGTGGGTGAAACTGATGTTGGAATATTCAGATGGCATGAATAATGTGAAAATTGTTGTGCCCATCTGAATGAGCTTCGGACATCAACTAAATGGTCTCTGTTTAGGTCGATGACTTCATATGATTGGATATCGATGGCTTGAGCTTAGATTGGTTCCATAGAATTTTTTCTTGCGTAACTAAATTAATTGTGGATTTTATTAAACTACGTATTAACGATCGATGATtgaaatgatattaatttatttctatcttgtattttttatgtgagCGTTTCgtagttttaatttcaattatgtcgtttttatttcatttttcgtttaaagaaatgttttttataattcctaataactaaaattaacgtacactatattaaatatacgatTAAGAAACTAATTGTGGGTGAGCAGAttcattacaattacataaattaacaaaaaaaaacataagcaaTTAAGGTGGCTGGATATATTCAGGTATAAAACGtactttaattttctttatatttaattatgtcgtCAATTGCAAAAGATTCGTtccgtttttttaataaagcaaatGAATGGATCCCATTTGATACGACACCAGGAAGTTGAAATTGAATAATGTCGTATAATTGTTGtgtaatatactttttgtaaGCCACTGGTAGGAAATTGCAGACATTGCTACCAAGGCATTCTACTTTCATTTTCTCTTTGTATCGATGTCCGAATCATTTAAAGaatgtaattttgaaaattaaaataatcagtaaAAGATTAAAacgttcatatttaattttgatggaGTCAGTTCGACCtacaaatagaaaacaaaacaaaaacgttCCTATTCTACACATACTTATAAATGTCTCGATTATGTTATCGAGTAAAGGATTTGaggaaatcataattaattttaatttacctgtcacggattttttatataactaaggtTTAACTCATTTTTGTGATAGTAGCGAGGCATTCATTAAGTTCAGATTAGATAACCGAGGCTTACGCAGTGCAGTGCAGTTGACAGGAGATCGGCATCGAGCGCGCCTATCGATCCCATGCTAATTGGGCCCGTATACTGTGGAACGACGCTGTACCGTCGTCGCATTCCACCATGACCAGACCGCCACCCGTCCAAAGAGATACA
Protein-coding sequences here:
- the LOC126781313 gene encoding protein Wnt-6, whose protein sequence is MRPVLIAACLLLLAPITDSWWASGSAVILDPRMVCKKNRRTRGRLAQICRNETGLLKEISRGVTLGATECAHQFRNRRWNCTTQRRSMRKILMRDTRETGFVNAITAAGVTYAITRACTAGSLLECSCQKEVPKPRRGRVAQMPQPPSPAQTDRWQWGGCSDNVRFGLQKSREFMDSRYRKKSDIKTLIKLHNHNAGRLAIKNNMKVECKCHGLSGSCTLRTCWWRMPTFREVGDRLRDRFEGAAKVISSNDGDSFMPESPNIKRPGKKDIIYSEESPDFCSANMKTGSLGTEGRQCNISSAGTDSCDQLCCRRGYVQTTIREAENCNCQFKWCCEVICETCYVKRDIQTCL